A segment of the Echinicola strongylocentroti genome:
GACGTAATCCACAGATTTATGGTAAAGGATACCAGAAGGATAATCCAGCGGCCTCTAGGTTGGGAGAGCTGGCAAGTGGTCTGGTCAGTGCTGTGAAAGCCGTGGACAACACTAGGCCTGTTACAGCTGCTTTGGCTGGAGTGACCATGTCAAATCACACCAGCTATCCAGGAGCACTGGATATAGTAGGTTATAATTACCAAGAATACAGGTATGAAGAGGACCATAAAGCTTATCCAAACAGGGTCATCTATGGGAGTGAAAATGGCGACGCCCTCTCTGCGTGGAAGGCTGTCACCGATCATCCCTATATTGCGTCACAGTTTTTATGGACTGCATTTGACTTTTTGGGTGAGGCTAGACCTTGGCCAGAACGAAGCAGCGGTGCTGGCATCATAGACTTGGCAGGCTATCCCAAACCCGATTATTACTTCAGAAAGAGTCTTTGGAATGAATCGCCTATGGTGTATCTCGCTATGACAGACAAGGAAGAGAACCTTCATCGTAGACGGGGAATGGAAGGGATTTGGCAAGGCGAGCAAGGAGAAAAGTTATGGGTGGCCTGTTACGCCAATGTAGATGAGGTAGAACTATTCCTGAATGGAGAATCCCTTGGTAAAAAAGAAATCGTCTATGATGATAAGGATATGCCAGGCTGGATGGTGGAGTATGCTCCAGGTGAATTACAGGCCATAGGGTATCAAAATGGCAGTGAAGTGGCTTCCTATACCGTTCAGACCCCAGGAGACTTGGACCATATGAAAGTGAGCATCGAAGAGGGTGAAGAGGATCCTTTGAATGGAGAAAAGATCCTTATAATGGATATATGTCTGGCAGACCAAAACGGTAACCGAGTGCCTCATTCAGATCAAGAGGTGGATATCGAACTAGAGGGAGGAGCGGTCCTTTTAGGGCTAGAGAGTGGTGACCGAAGTAGTCATGAAAACTACAAATCGTCTTCTAGGAAAACCTACAATGGGCGATTAAAGGCCTATATTAAAGTGCCAAATGGAGCTGATAAAGTCCAAGTGGTGGTAAGTAGTAATGGTCTGCAATCGGTGAACAGAGAATTTAATTAGAAAACACCAATTGAGGGATTGATACAAAAAGGCCGTCTGTAAAGCAGATGGCCTTTTTAGTTGACGTTGGCCTGTGCAACGTTGATTGTTTTGGTGGGGTGGCGGACCAAGGAATTCAATTAAACCCGGAGTCAATGCCGTTTAGTTAGTGTGTATTTGGAAATATTGGTTCTATTATTTTTCTGCTAAATTCCAAGATGGTTTTCATCTCTTTACCTTTGTCACTTTTTTGCTTCAGGTCAAAAAAGTAACCAAAAAACCCCGCCGCTGTGCATCTATTGGCCTAAAATTAAAACCTCCCCTCATGCAGGCAAACTCCTCCTGTCTAAAGCCAAGCAGTCCTATCTAAAGCCAGGTAAACCTTCTTTATCTGCCAACATTCTTTTAGGGTAGCATTTCGTCAAACAAGCCTGCCTTTTTGCCCACCCGCTTTTTAATTTCTTAACGTCCAATACCTGCAAGGCGGATCCGATTAATAAGTTTCTTATGGATAAATTATCATCATTATTCCATGTAGTGGTATATTTTCTTAAGTAACCAAGTTGAGCGAGAACAATAAGCCCCCTGAGCCAAAAAAGGTATCGCTTCCTTATTACGGCCCTTGGTATGCCTGTTTTCCAGCCGATGGTGGAGGCCGTTAAGAAAGGGAGTTGGCTCGCGTCGTGGAACAGCGAGACCCACTGCCTTTTAGGTCGTAGCCATAGGGTGGAAATTAAAATGGGTGACGGATCTCGGTCGCAGGGTAAATCCATGTTCCATTTTAAAAGACATACCACCGGTCTAGATTTTTTTCCTTCTTTTTTCATCAATAGCCTGCCCCGAAGGCTTTCGGGGGAAAAAAGGAAAAGGATAAAATCCACCAATATGATCAGGTTTCCCCAGCCAAAGTCAATCAAAAAAAGGACTTTTAGGTATATGAAAAGAAGGAAATCCCCTTAACTAAACGGCATTGAATCCGGGTTAAAGCCTGCTGTTGTTGGCCTAAATTTTACATACGCTGAAAAAGTAGGTTTAATCGATAAAAGAAAAGGTTGTTTCGATTTCCGAAAACTATCCCGTCCTCAGAAGGGGTGATCAGAAAGGTCCCTTTTGGGAATTCAGGAGTGGGTTTTAACGAATTTCTTTCCAAAACAAAATTTTTACCCGGACTCCAATAATTTAATATCAAGAGTTATTGAATGAAAAATTATAAGAATTAACTTTAATAATATGTATCATTGTGCAGAATAGATAATGTGCTAATTCGATATCAAGCCCTATTTACTTTCTAAAATGTGCATGTGTCAGAATTTTATTAAGGGTGTTTTTCTAAATATGATGATATCTCTAGGGTGGTCCTTTTTACAGTGAATTTTAAAAGTAACGCTTTTTTTATCACAGAGGCATAGCTCCTGTCATGTATACCTTGGATATGGAGTAGCACAGGTTGTCTGTCGGAGATAAAGGAGAAATACACTACGTGATTTAGATGATAAACCAAATAACGAAAAATGAAAAATTTAGCCTGGGCACTGTTAATGCCAGTTTTACTGCTAGTCCATTACCCTGCCAAAAGCCAGGAAACCAACGACCAACCGAATGTAATAGTAATATTTATCGATGATGAGGGATATGGAGATGTGGGCAGTTATGGCGCTACGGGTTTTGAAACCCCGAACATAGATAAAATGGCAAGTGACGGCATGCGTTTCACTAATTTTTATGCTGCCCAGCCCGTGTGCAGTGCATCCCGTGCAGGGCTTATGACAGGCTGCTATCCAAATAGGATAGGGGTAGCAAAGGCCTTATTTCCGAGGGATGAAGTGGGACTCAATACAAAAGAGTATACCATGGCAGAAATGTTTAAAGACCAAGGTTATGCTACGGCATGTTTTGGGAAATGGCATTTAGGGTGGCAAAAGGAATTTCTTCCTTTACAACATGGCTTTGATGAATTTGTAGGATTGCCCTATTCTAACGATATGTGGCCCTACTCAAATGTAAATGGCGAAAAGTCCCCCAAAGGGACGTGGAAAGGTAATTTTCCTGAATTGCCCTTGATCGAAGGCAATGAGCAGATAGCGACTATTTCTAGCCTAGAAGATCAGGATATGCTTACCACCCTCTATACCGAAAAGGCAGTGGACTTTATTGACAGGAATGCAGGTGCTCCATTTTTCCTTTATGTACCTCATACGATGGCCCATATTCCACTGGGTGTATCGGATAAGTTCAGGGGGAAAAGCGAACAGGGCCTCTATGGAGATGTCATGATGGAGGTAGATTGGTCCGTGGGGCAGATAATAAAAGCCGTTGATAGAAATCGGTTAACAGAAAATACCATCATTGTATTCACCACTGACAACGGCCCTTGGTTAAACTACGGCAACCATGCCGGCTCCGCTGGTGGTCTGCGGGAAGGGAAAACAACGAGCTGGGAAGGTGGACAACGAGTGCCTTTTATTGTAAAATGGCCCGAAAAAGTCCCCGAAGGTACCATCTGCAGCCAACTTGCATGTGCCATCGACCTTCTTCCTACGTTTGCTTCCATCTCAGGGGGGCAATTATCCGAAAACAAAATAGATGGTGTGGATATTAGCCCTTTATTGAAAGGCGATTTCAGTGCCAGTCCAAGGGAAACGATACTTTACTATTTTGGGACCAATAACTTGAACGCTGTACGAAAAGGTAATTGGAAGTTGGTATTGCCGCATACCTATAGTTCTTATGATGCCGAGCCCGGTAATGATGGCAATGGTGGCAAAAGAGTCGAGAGAGTAATCGGTAACCCAGCGCTTTATAATATGATGCGTGATCCTGGAGAACAGTACAATGTAATCCAATACCATCCCGAAAAAGTGAAGGAGCTAATGGTCGTCGTAGAAGAAGCACGGGAAGAATTGGGCGATCTGAATATTGGGATAAAAAAGGGAAAAGGAAACCGAGAAATCGGAAAACTAAACGGTCAATAAATGCAATAACCTTGATGGGTGAAATGGCCAAGAATAGATAGCCTATAAAGGACTGGCGCCCCTGAGCCATCATTAAAGCCAAACACAGGCTAGGGGAAGGATGTATGGTTAATATTCAAGATAAATTGAATGAATAATTATAAGGCTTGTGGGCAATAGTAGCGATCATTGTGTTTGACTTGGTGCTGATGGCTTGCCATATCATGTTCAGCTAAACCCGGAGTATGCAATAAATAGGCTAATGCATAACCGGGGTTAACCAACGATGGTAAGCAATGAGGCGCTACTTATTAAACACAATAGCATGACCCAAAAGACGATTATATTAATTGCCCTGTTTTCCCTTTCTTTGAGCCAATACCTCTTTGGCCAAGAGTTAAAACTTGGCTCACCCTTTACGGAGCACATGGTCCTGCAAAGGGGCAAACCTATAAATATATGGGGAGAAGCTAAGCCCAATGAGCACGTCAGTGTATTTTTAGGAAAAGTAGAAAAAAGCATCGTTGCTGATTCATCAGGTGCTTGGAAGACCCAACTGCCCCCACAGTCAGCAGGAGGGCCATTTTTATTGCAGGTAAAAACTGACGAGGAATCCATCAACTATGAAGATGTCATGATAGGAGAGGTATGGATCTGTACTGGTCAGTCAAATATGGTCATGGGGTATGGAGGGATACCGGAAATAAAGGAATTGGAAGGAGCAGCAAAAAATATCCGGACATTTAACGTAACTAACACGGTAGCCTTTACCGAGCAGGATTATCTGGAAGGGGAGTGGAAATTAGGGAACCCCTCCAGTGCAGTGGCTTTTAGCTTTGCACATTTTTTAGAACTCGAAGCAGGTGTGCCCATAGGGATCATACTCACTGCTTGGGGGAGTTCTTCTATCGAGGGCTGGATGCCCCGGGATATGGAGCACATGCTTCCTCATTTTAAAGAAATTATGGTGCAGTTCGATGGAGATAGTAGTAAAAGGGAAAGGATAGCGAAGATACTATCCTCGACTGAGCGATCCAGGCAAGAAGACATCTTCTTACGAACGCAGCCAAACATCATTTATAATGCCATGTTGAAACCTTTGGCACCGTTTACCATTCGCGGGATGGTCTGGTATCAGGGAGAAGCCAATACCAAAAGCATAGAAGATATGCTTCAGTATGGTAAGACACTTCCTCTTTGGGTGTCAAGATTGCGTGCAGAGTGGGAGGGTGATCCGTTCCATTTTTTTGGCGTTAGCCTGCCGGGCTTTGTCGGCAAGAAGAATAAAGACAGTGATTTAGGAGATTTCAGCGAGGAGCCTTGGACACCTTCTTGGGCGTGGATGAGAGCGTCCCAATACCAAGCAGAATGTTTGGACAGTGTCCAGATCATCAACACGATAGACCTGGGAGACCTATGGGACATTCATCCCAAGGACAAGCTGCCCATTGGTAGGCGACTAGCACTCATGGCGGCCTCCGAGACCCTGGATAAAGACACCAGGGCAAAGGGTCCTTTTTTAAAGGATATTGAAATCAAGGGAGATAAGTTGGTGGTGCAGCTTTATGAAGCCCAAGGATTGAAAACCACCGATGGAGAAGCGCCTAGGGCATTTTGGGTGGCTGATGCTACTGGAGAATGGCATAGGGCAGCTGCCACTATCAGCGGAGAAACTGTGGTTTTGGTGAGTGATGAGGTGAAAGCTCCCAAGTATGTACGTTATGCCTTTTCGGGAAAGCCCAATGTCAATTTGGTGAATAGAGCGGGACTTCCTGCAAGGCCCTTTAGGACCGATGGCTTTTTACCTGAGCCACTGAAATGAGCAGTATTGACAGTGAATAATCTAAAAGAAAGAAGAGATAAATGAATAAGTTAAATTTCTTGCTGTTCACATGTGCCATTGGGCTGCTATGTGCGGGGTGTCATCCAGCGAAATCCACCCAAAAAACGACTAAACCCAAACCCAATGTCCTCTTTATTTTTGCGGATGATCAGCGCGCTGATGCGTTGGGCTGCTCTGGTAATGGGTATATTCGTACACCTAATATCGATGCCTTGGCCCAGCGGGGAGTGCGGTTTACCCGTAACTATGTGATGGGCGGGCACCATGGGGCTATTTGTGCTCCCAGCAGGGCGATGCTTATGAGCGGAAAGAGCCTCTTCCACGTTTATGATAAGTTGGACGGGGTGCAAACCATGCCGATGTACTTTAACCAATATGGATATGAAACCTTTGGTACGGGAAAATGGCACAACGAAGCAAGCAGTTTCGAGGCGAGTTTCCAAAAAGGAAAAAACATCTATGTCGGAGGGATGGCGGATCACTTTAATGTACCATGCCAAGACCTGGGGCCTGATGGGAAGTTGGGAGAGAAAACCAAAAAAGGATTTTCTACTGACCTATTTGCTGATGCGGCCATTGATTATATCAACGAATACGCCCAAGGAGGGCAAGAATCCCCCTTTTTCTGTTACGTTTCCTTTACTGCACCTCACGATCCTCGATCGCCCAGGGAGGATTATATTGGTATGTACGAGCAAGAAGAGCTGCCTTTGCCAGGCAATTTCAAAAAAGCACACCCCTTTAAGTTTGACAATATGAATGTGCGGGATGAAACCTTGGCTCCTTGGCCACGAAGCCCCGAGATCATTCGTGAGTCGCTGGCTGATTATTATGCCCTAATGAGCCATTTGGATAAGCGGGTAGGGGACGTAATCCAAACATTGAAGGACAAAGGCCTCTACGAAAATACCATCATCATCTATACTGCGGATAATGGCTTGGCAGTGGGCAGCCATGGACTTCTGGGTAAGCAAAACCTGTACGAACACAGTACTAATGTGCCGTTGATAGTGAGTGGCCCCGGTATTCCGGAGAAGGAAACCAGTGATGCTTTTCTGTACCTTTATGATATTTTCCCCACATTGGCCAACCTATGTGGATTGCCTGTACCTGAGGAAATCGATGGTACAGATTTTACAGATGTGCTGATGGGAAAAACCAAGCAGGTGAGAAGCGCTATCTATACCGTTTATAGAAATACCGTCAGGGCAGTCCGCACCGTTGATTGGAAGCTGATCAACTATCCACAACAGCAGTATACACAGTTGTTTAACTTGTCAGAAGACCCACTGGAGCTCCATAACCTAGCGGATCAACATCCCGAGAAAGTAGAAGAGTTGACGGAATTATTGGAAAATTGGCACGAAACCTCCGACGATACTTCCGATCTCCACCCAACCAAGGTCCTGCCAATGGAATATGACTATACCAAGCTAAGACAAAAGCCAGACAATAAACAGCCTCCTTATGTTTTGGAGAAGTACTTCAAAGGCGTGGATACAAAAGACAAGGTAAAAGCTGACCATTGAACCCGGTATATGCATTAGAAACCGATATCGCCGCAATGGATAGGCTGATGCATATTCCGGGTTAAAAATAGCAGAATAACCAATAAAAAAATAAATATAATAGCATATGAACAGAAAGAGATTTCTTGAATTATCTCTCTTGGGAAGCGCCGGAGCCATGTTATTACCTGGCTGTTCGGTACAAAATACCACCAGCCCTACTTTTCTGAAAGGGTATGAAAGTGATTTTAAAAAAGATCCCCACCAAGCCACATTGGATTGGTTTCGGGAGGCGAAATATGGGTTGTTTATCCATTATGGCCTGTACTCCCTGCTGGGAAGAGGTGAATGGGTGCAGTACAACGAAAAGATCCACGTAGCCGAGTACGCAAAACTGAAGGACCGCTTTACGGCGGAGAAGTTTGATGCTGATTTTATAACGGATTTGGCCTTGGAAGCAGGGATGAAATATATCAATATTACGACACGTCACCATGATAGTTTCTGTCTCTGGGATACGAAGTACACGGATTTTAAAAGTACCAATTCGCCAGCCAAAAGAGACCTTGTGGGAGAGTTGACTCTTCAGTGCGAGAAGAAAGGCTTAGGAATGTTTTTCTATTATTCCCACGGTAGGGACTGGAGACATCCTCATGCTCCAAATAACGACAAATGGGGAGGCGCTGCCAGACCAAAGTATAAAGAAACAGAGCCTTATTATAAGTACGGCGATGAGCACCACTTGGAAAATTACCTTGAATTTATGTCCAACCAAGTCGACGAATTGTTGGAGATGTATTCTCCCGTGGCGGGCATATGGCTGGATGGTATAGGAACGCCACTTTCTGGCGATAAGCATGCATTTAAATCCCAAGAACTGTACGATCTTATCAGAAACAAAAAAACCGAAGTCCTAGTATCCTATAAACAGGGGCTGTTGGGAACAGAGGATTTTCTGGCTCCTGAAAGAAAGTACGAGGAAGATAATAAACCAGGGAAACCCTTAGAACTATGTGACCACCTGCAAAAAAGGGCTTGGGGCTATAGGAAATCCGAGGATGGTAACCACAAAAGCAAAGAAGATGTCATCGCTATGATCAAGAAAGCAGAAAGCTACCCCGCCAACTTACTGCTCAATACAGGCCCCTTGGGATCAGGAGAAATTCACCCAGAGGATGTGAAGGTACTGAGAGAGGTAGGACAGGAGATCAGGGAAAAAGGCTGGAGTGGGATTATAAATAGTTAAGCTGACACCGGTACATGCCCTTCTGGTCATTATGAAGGGCATGTTTATATATTAACTCCCTGAACCAGACCCTAGATATACCTAGTGATAAGAACTAGAATAGCTAAGTAATAATAACTCCGGATTGTTCATTTTGCATGCTCCGGAGTAAGACCTAAAATTTCCTAGAATGATGATTTGTAGAAGAGTAACCGTTTTCATGTTTATAATGTGGCTCATTCCTAAATTGGGGATTTGCCAATCCCATTTGCCTGACCTTCATTATCGGTATCAGACTGCTTCTGCGACTACAGAGGAAGACCAACTAATTGTGAAAACAGGTGAAGTAACGAGGGTTTGGAAGTGGACCGGTAGGGGATTGGTTACCAAACAGCTAAGCAATGGCGATAATGGTAACGTGTGGGAAGGAACCACCACTGGGATGGATGCTGACTGGGCTTATGTTGGCTTGTTGGAAGGAAAGAAGGCGGAGCTTGTCCAATTAACTGCTAAGAAATCCACGGATGAAGGCTTTACCAAAACGCACATAGAAGTGATGGCGGAGATGTACTACCCTGAGGTGGAAACGTTTATCAAGTATGAGATTTGGTCGTATCCAGGAGCACCGGGGATCAGAACCCAAGTTTTTTTTAAGGGGAAAGGAGAGAAACACTATACGGGGAAATCTTCGATGTCATCAAATGAAATTTCTATTGACCTGAAACACGGTAAAAACACCAAACCTTATGCCGCCCAAAGTAAGGCTGAATTATGGTTTGTAAACCATGCTACTGCCAAGGATTTTGTAGAATATCATGTAAAAGGTTTTGATAGTAATAGGGATTATCGGATCGGAGTTTCTTGGTGGGACTGGGATAAGCAGGGAAGGCGACAAAGCATTAAAGTCTCTTCAGTTGATGGAGAGAAACAAGTTGAAATTTTTTCTGATCGAGCGGTAAGCGATCATCCTGAGTTGTTGTTTTTTGAATTGCCCAAAGAAGTACTCATAGACGGTACATTTCGCCTGAATGTCAGTGAAACCACAGGTGCGGCTCCAGTTGTTTCTGAAATTATCGTGTTGGAAGAAGGAAGTACTGAGGCTACTCCCAAAGCGTTGGGGGCGGCACGAAAAGTCCAACTGGATAGCGCTTCTACTGATAGATACGGTGTGATCGGTTATATCGACTGCGGTGCCAGTGAGTCTACAGATGGGTTTATTGCTACGGGAAGGGTGGATAGGATCCCTCTACGAACCGGTGACCTAAGCAAAACATTCATCGGATATTATAATGATACCCAACACAGGAATAAACAAGGTACACCCTTGATAAAAGAACTATCAGAGGATCAGGAGACCAATAATTGGGCAAGTATGGTCCTGGTAAATGAGGCTAGTGAAGGGGTGATTATGGTAAAGGAATCCCATAAGTGTGTCAATCAATATGGTGTGGATACGGGAGAGCTTATTTTTCGAGACAATGGTTTGGAGAACACAGGTACTGGCGTTTATCCAAAAGATATGATGGAGGATCAGTACCAACCAGCTTGGGCTTCTTGGGTGATCCTCTACAGTGGGGACAATACCGACGCCCAAACTGCGGTAAAAGAGTTTGATAAGATCAGGTACCCCCTAGATCCAGATAGGGATATTTATATGCAGGCCAATACGTGGGGATCCGGTAATGGGAAAGATGGCGCCCGCCAAGAAAATGTGTTAAAAGAAATAGCAACCCAAGCTGCCCTAGGCATAGATGTCCAACAAATCGATGATGGTTGGCAGCAGAAAGGTAGTTGGGAGCCTAGAGATGATTGGTATCCTGAGGGCTGGGAGATCGTACGAAAAAAAGCGAAGCAAGAAGGGGTAGATTTAGGACTATGGGCAGCGGCTATGCCCATTGATATTGAGGAACTAAAAATGAATTACAATAAGGGAGGTTTTGTAAGTTATAAGCTGGATTTTGCTAATTTGAGCAACAGAACCAATATCAATAACCTCATCGGAAAAATCAGGGAATTTGTGCTTTATACTGATCATCAGGTAAGGGTGAATTGGGATGTGACGGAAAACGCACCACGGTTTGGCTACTATTGGGCAAGGGAATATGGAAGTGTATATCTTGCCAATAGAAAGCCCGACCAACCCGAAAATGTAGTTTATATACCCTATTTGGTCTTGAGAGATATATGGCACCTGGCCAAGTATACCAACATCCATAAATTTCAGACTTCTATACAGAATGTAGACCGGGTAAACAGAGGAGTGAGCGATGCTTACCTGCATGACCAAGCCTATGCTGTTGGGATTGGTTTGGTGGGTACTCCATTGTTTTTCCAAGAAACCCATTTTTATTCATCAGAAGATATCGCCACCATTAAACCTGTGCTGAAGGCTTATAAAGATATTCGCCGCGAATGGTACGAAAGCTATGTGTTTCCAATAGGTGAAGAACCAGACAATAAAAGCTGGACAGGTTTTCAGGGTTTTTTACCCGGTGAGGATCATGGATACCTCTTCATTTATCGAGAACGATTAAATGAAAAGCCTTCTTTTTCCTTACAATTAAAGTATATAAAGAATACAACTGTAAGGCTTGTTGACCTGCTAACTGGCCAATCGAGAACGGTTGATGTGGATAGCCAAGGGAAGTTGGAAGTGATGATAGAGCGTGCAGGGAGTTTTAAAATGATAAGAATAGAGTATGATAATAAAAGTAAATGGTAACCCAGTGGATACATTAGAAATCGCAATAGAATAGGCTAATGCATATTCCGGATTAAACTAAAAACCTTAACAACTTAACTGATGAATTGTAAAAAATGCTTCCCCACCTTTTTGGTTTTAGTGCTTATATACAGTGTCGCAAGTTTTTCATGTACCGGCAAAAAAAGCGAGGTATCCATCCAGTCCATGCTGAAGGAGATGGTGGACAGGGAGGAACAGACACGTTTCCCTGTACACAATTTCAGGTTAAAGCAACAAAGTAGCTATAACCGTGCCTCGGTCAATCCAGCGGATAGTGTAGGGTGGTTTACCAACCACGATTTTAATTCGAATGACAAGGACCATAATTTTATTCGCATCGAGGAAAAGGACAACCAAAAGGAATGGGTGCTCATGGAACATGATAAACCAGGAGCCATCGTACGTACTTGGATGCCGTTTTTAAGCCCTGACAAGCCCAATACAGACATACAAATCAAGATATACCTGGACGGAGCAGAAGAGCCCACATTACAGGGGAATATGTTGGGGCTGTTTAATGGGGATGGATTGATACCCTATCCTTTTGCCCATAAATCGTTGAGGTCTGCGGTTTCATT
Coding sequences within it:
- a CDS encoding sulfatase family protein; this translates as MKNLAWALLMPVLLLVHYPAKSQETNDQPNVIVIFIDDEGYGDVGSYGATGFETPNIDKMASDGMRFTNFYAAQPVCSASRAGLMTGCYPNRIGVAKALFPRDEVGLNTKEYTMAEMFKDQGYATACFGKWHLGWQKEFLPLQHGFDEFVGLPYSNDMWPYSNVNGEKSPKGTWKGNFPELPLIEGNEQIATISSLEDQDMLTTLYTEKAVDFIDRNAGAPFFLYVPHTMAHIPLGVSDKFRGKSEQGLYGDVMMEVDWSVGQIIKAVDRNRLTENTIIVFTTDNGPWLNYGNHAGSAGGLREGKTTSWEGGQRVPFIVKWPEKVPEGTICSQLACAIDLLPTFASISGGQLSENKIDGVDISPLLKGDFSASPRETILYYFGTNNLNAVRKGNWKLVLPHTYSSYDAEPGNDGNGGKRVERVIGNPALYNMMRDPGEQYNVIQYHPEKVKELMVVVEEAREELGDLNIGIKKGKGNREIGKLNGQ
- a CDS encoding sialate O-acetylesterase gives rise to the protein MTQKTIILIALFSLSLSQYLFGQELKLGSPFTEHMVLQRGKPINIWGEAKPNEHVSVFLGKVEKSIVADSSGAWKTQLPPQSAGGPFLLQVKTDEESINYEDVMIGEVWICTGQSNMVMGYGGIPEIKELEGAAKNIRTFNVTNTVAFTEQDYLEGEWKLGNPSSAVAFSFAHFLELEAGVPIGIILTAWGSSSIEGWMPRDMEHMLPHFKEIMVQFDGDSSKRERIAKILSSTERSRQEDIFLRTQPNIIYNAMLKPLAPFTIRGMVWYQGEANTKSIEDMLQYGKTLPLWVSRLRAEWEGDPFHFFGVSLPGFVGKKNKDSDLGDFSEEPWTPSWAWMRASQYQAECLDSVQIINTIDLGDLWDIHPKDKLPIGRRLALMAASETLDKDTRAKGPFLKDIEIKGDKLVVQLYEAQGLKTTDGEAPRAFWVADATGEWHRAAATISGETVVLVSDEVKAPKYVRYAFSGKPNVNLVNRAGLPARPFRTDGFLPEPLK
- a CDS encoding sulfatase-like hydrolase/transferase gives rise to the protein MNKLNFLLFTCAIGLLCAGCHPAKSTQKTTKPKPNVLFIFADDQRADALGCSGNGYIRTPNIDALAQRGVRFTRNYVMGGHHGAICAPSRAMLMSGKSLFHVYDKLDGVQTMPMYFNQYGYETFGTGKWHNEASSFEASFQKGKNIYVGGMADHFNVPCQDLGPDGKLGEKTKKGFSTDLFADAAIDYINEYAQGGQESPFFCYVSFTAPHDPRSPREDYIGMYEQEELPLPGNFKKAHPFKFDNMNVRDETLAPWPRSPEIIRESLADYYALMSHLDKRVGDVIQTLKDKGLYENTIIIYTADNGLAVGSHGLLGKQNLYEHSTNVPLIVSGPGIPEKETSDAFLYLYDIFPTLANLCGLPVPEEIDGTDFTDVLMGKTKQVRSAIYTVYRNTVRAVRTVDWKLINYPQQQYTQLFNLSEDPLELHNLADQHPEKVEELTELLENWHETSDDTSDLHPTKVLPMEYDYTKLRQKPDNKQPPYVLEKYFKGVDTKDKVKADH
- a CDS encoding alpha-L-fucosidase; protein product: MNRKRFLELSLLGSAGAMLLPGCSVQNTTSPTFLKGYESDFKKDPHQATLDWFREAKYGLFIHYGLYSLLGRGEWVQYNEKIHVAEYAKLKDRFTAEKFDADFITDLALEAGMKYINITTRHHDSFCLWDTKYTDFKSTNSPAKRDLVGELTLQCEKKGLGMFFYYSHGRDWRHPHAPNNDKWGGAARPKYKETEPYYKYGDEHHLENYLEFMSNQVDELLEMYSPVAGIWLDGIGTPLSGDKHAFKSQELYDLIRNKKTEVLVSYKQGLLGTEDFLAPERKYEEDNKPGKPLELCDHLQKRAWGYRKSEDGNHKSKEDVIAMIKKAESYPANLLLNTGPLGSGEIHPEDVKVLREVGQEIREKGWSGIINS
- a CDS encoding alpha-amylase family protein; translation: MMICRRVTVFMFIMWLIPKLGICQSHLPDLHYRYQTASATTEEDQLIVKTGEVTRVWKWTGRGLVTKQLSNGDNGNVWEGTTTGMDADWAYVGLLEGKKAELVQLTAKKSTDEGFTKTHIEVMAEMYYPEVETFIKYEIWSYPGAPGIRTQVFFKGKGEKHYTGKSSMSSNEISIDLKHGKNTKPYAAQSKAELWFVNHATAKDFVEYHVKGFDSNRDYRIGVSWWDWDKQGRRQSIKVSSVDGEKQVEIFSDRAVSDHPELLFFELPKEVLIDGTFRLNVSETTGAAPVVSEIIVLEEGSTEATPKALGAARKVQLDSASTDRYGVIGYIDCGASESTDGFIATGRVDRIPLRTGDLSKTFIGYYNDTQHRNKQGTPLIKELSEDQETNNWASMVLVNEASEGVIMVKESHKCVNQYGVDTGELIFRDNGLENTGTGVYPKDMMEDQYQPAWASWVILYSGDNTDAQTAVKEFDKIRYPLDPDRDIYMQANTWGSGNGKDGARQENVLKEIATQAALGIDVQQIDDGWQQKGSWEPRDDWYPEGWEIVRKKAKQEGVDLGLWAAAMPIDIEELKMNYNKGGFVSYKLDFANLSNRTNINNLIGKIREFVLYTDHQVRVNWDVTENAPRFGYYWAREYGSVYLANRKPDQPENVVYIPYLVLRDIWHLAKYTNIHKFQTSIQNVDRVNRGVSDAYLHDQAYAVGIGLVGTPLFFQETHFYSSEDIATIKPVLKAYKDIRREWYESYVFPIGEEPDNKSWTGFQGFLPGEDHGYLFIYRERLNEKPSFSLQLKYIKNTTVRLVDLLTGQSRTVDVDSQGKLEVMIERAGSFKMIRIEYDNKSKW